The following coding sequences lie in one Sphingomonas sp. M1-B02 genomic window:
- a CDS encoding TonB-dependent receptor plug domain-containing protein — translation MAQTSAVQSTGSPAEEAGANETSEDTSIVVTGSRIARAGFDQPTPTTVLGDVELRQGARPNIQQVLNDLPQVRPTVTPQVSVGNTSAGTAPVDLRGLGTARTLTLLNGRRFAGENNLNFVPISLVERLEVVTGGASAAWGSGAVAGVVNIILKDDLEGFAVGGQTGISSRGDGMRYGADASFGTSFAGGNGHFIVGAEYVDDEGIPDRNSRPNLGSAAIVRVTPGSLADLRNELVRDVNLSAFGTNQSVDGLITSGVLAGQVFNSDGTLRTFAATDSRGIGGEGRALYDDVLAATPFERFNAYARLSYDIGGAKVWIDGTYGRAATDAKFVPDFTIAPPTIQATNPFLSSAIRARLAAAGQTSFTLGRVYNDLFLLNFDTVRENKEVAVGIDGSFGGERFKYSAYYSHGEVESHQTVTNNRMAAQFANAINAVSMNGQVVCAINADASTANDDPACRPLNLFGQGNASAESIAYVRGTQQSFSTNKLDAAGVEVQGDIFSLWAGPVTVAVGAEARWEESVSTRDAATLAGGFGIPLFTSDLAGGFNVKEAFGEIALPLLDVSDTIRLDVNGAARYSDYSNSGGIWSWKVGGTARLFDDLLLRATKSRDIRSPGIGDLFSVRRITVGALVDRDTAGRAGVIPGYNATPATVTTYSGGNPDLQPEIGKTLTIGASYAPSFMRGFNVSVDYYDIEIEGAIATLSAANLTFACSQGNQAACDRITRDPTTQTVVEARANAQNVASVQTRGVDVEMSYLLQMSQLGANMGGSLRFRALATYVDRYIQSTGVPPILNTAGDVGDAVALGLPKWRGTFGATYQDSNLGFDARVRYVDGGKFNQLLIDNPATVALEGLINNEIKSRTYVDLGIQFKVLDSFTLSANVNNVFDVAPPISTAGNPHYDIVGTYFSMGARVKF, via the coding sequence ATGGCACAAACCAGTGCGGTGCAAAGCACCGGCAGCCCTGCCGAGGAGGCAGGCGCGAACGAGACATCCGAGGATACCTCGATCGTCGTGACCGGATCGCGAATCGCCCGCGCCGGCTTTGACCAGCCGACTCCGACAACGGTTTTGGGCGACGTCGAATTGCGTCAGGGCGCGCGACCCAACATCCAGCAGGTTCTGAACGACCTGCCCCAGGTCCGCCCGACCGTCACGCCGCAGGTGTCGGTAGGCAACACCTCGGCCGGCACCGCGCCGGTCGATCTGCGCGGGCTGGGCACCGCGCGCACGCTGACACTCCTCAACGGGCGCCGCTTCGCGGGCGAGAACAATCTGAACTTCGTGCCGATCAGCTTGGTCGAGCGGCTGGAAGTCGTAACCGGCGGTGCCTCCGCGGCATGGGGCTCGGGCGCGGTCGCAGGAGTCGTCAACATCATCCTCAAGGACGATCTCGAGGGCTTCGCGGTCGGCGGTCAGACCGGCATCTCGTCGCGCGGCGACGGCATGCGATACGGGGCCGATGCCAGCTTCGGCACCAGCTTCGCCGGCGGCAACGGCCATTTCATCGTTGGCGCCGAATATGTCGACGACGAAGGCATCCCCGACCGTAATTCACGGCCCAACCTGGGCAGCGCTGCCATCGTCCGTGTTACTCCAGGCAGCCTGGCCGACCTCCGCAACGAGCTGGTACGCGACGTCAACCTGTCTGCCTTCGGCACCAACCAGAGCGTCGATGGCCTTATCACCAGCGGCGTGCTGGCCGGACAGGTGTTCAACTCGGACGGTACGCTTCGGACCTTCGCGGCCACCGACTCGCGCGGCATTGGCGGAGAGGGCCGCGCCCTCTATGACGACGTGCTCGCCGCGACGCCTTTCGAGCGGTTCAACGCCTATGCGCGCCTGAGTTACGACATTGGCGGAGCGAAGGTGTGGATCGACGGCACCTATGGCCGCGCCGCCACCGACGCGAAGTTCGTCCCCGATTTTACCATCGCGCCGCCTACTATCCAGGCGACCAACCCCTTCCTCTCGTCCGCAATCCGCGCCCGACTGGCGGCAGCGGGCCAGACCAGCTTCACGCTGGGCCGGGTCTATAACGACCTGTTTCTACTGAACTTCGATACCGTGCGCGAGAATAAGGAAGTGGCGGTCGGCATTGACGGCAGCTTCGGCGGCGAGCGCTTCAAATATAGCGCTTATTATAGCCACGGCGAAGTCGAGAGCCACCAGACGGTCACCAACAACCGCATGGCGGCGCAGTTCGCCAATGCGATCAACGCCGTCTCGATGAATGGTCAGGTCGTTTGCGCGATCAACGCCGATGCATCGACCGCCAATGACGATCCGGCCTGCCGCCCCCTGAACCTGTTCGGCCAGGGCAATGCGTCGGCCGAGTCGATTGCCTATGTCCGCGGCACGCAGCAATCCTTCTCGACCAACAAGCTCGACGCTGCCGGTGTTGAGGTCCAGGGCGATATATTCTCGCTGTGGGCCGGCCCGGTCACCGTCGCGGTGGGCGCGGAGGCGCGGTGGGAAGAATCGGTCTCGACGCGCGACGCCGCCACCCTGGCCGGCGGCTTCGGCATTCCGCTGTTCACCAGCGACCTCGCCGGCGGCTTCAACGTGAAGGAAGCCTTCGGCGAAATTGCGCTGCCGCTGCTCGATGTGAGCGACACGATACGCTTGGATGTCAACGGCGCCGCGCGCTATTCGGACTATAGCAACAGCGGCGGGATCTGGTCATGGAAGGTCGGCGGCACTGCGCGGCTGTTCGACGATCTGCTGCTGCGCGCCACAAAGTCGCGCGACATCCGATCGCCCGGCATCGGCGATCTGTTCTCGGTGCGCCGGATCACTGTGGGCGCCCTTGTCGATCGCGATACGGCCGGCCGCGCCGGCGTCATTCCGGGCTACAATGCGACGCCCGCGACGGTCACGACCTACAGCGGCGGCAATCCCGACCTGCAGCCGGAAATCGGCAAGACGCTGACGATCGGCGCTTCCTATGCGCCGTCCTTCATGCGCGGCTTCAATGTCTCCGTCGACTATTACGACATCGAGATCGAAGGTGCGATCGCGACGCTTTCGGCAGCCAATCTCACCTTCGCTTGTTCGCAGGGGAACCAGGCCGCCTGCGATCGGATCACCCGCGATCCCACGACGCAGACGGTCGTCGAGGCGCGGGCGAACGCGCAGAACGTCGCCAGCGTCCAGACCCGCGGCGTCGACGTTGAGATGTCCTACCTGCTGCAGATGTCGCAGCTCGGCGCGAACATGGGCGGCTCGCTGCGCTTCCGCGCGCTCGCCACTTATGTCGATCGGTACATCCAGAGCACCGGTGTTCCCCCGATCCTCAACACCGCGGGCGATGTGGGCGATGCGGTGGCGCTAGGCCTTCCCAAGTGGCGGGGAACGTTCGGCGCTACCTATCAGGACAGCAATCTCGGCTTCGATGCCCGGGTGCGCTACGTCGATGGCGGCAAGTTCAACCAGCTGCTCATCGACAATCCCGCCACCGTGGCCCTCGAAGGGCTGATCAACAATGAGATAAAATCGCGCACCTATGTGGACCTGGGGATCCAGTTCAAGGTGCTCGACTCGTTCACCTTGTCTGCCAACGTCAACAATGTCTTCGATGTCGCTCCGCCGATCAGCACCGCGGGCAACCCGCATTACGATATCGTCGGCACCTATTTCTCGATGGGCGCACGCGTAAAGTTCTGA
- a CDS encoding surface lipoprotein assembly modifier, with translation MTISSMAAAQSDELVGRAMALHAGGQARAAVELLLPFEAQRAGDPDFDYALGLAAADANLPGVALPALQRVLAKQPGNVQARAEIARVYAMAGDIDTARAEFDTVVADPSLPDPVRQRFDRLVRDYDREIAGGGNTLSGFADLEAGYDGNINQATAAGTVTLPAFAFLGPATLGGSARRIDAAFGQLQGGISAQNALGRQTRAFASVLGFIRDNAENSAFDQAALTGTIGIGHTLANRDVLSLSGQVQQYWLGHDPFRASFGAIGQFTHRLAGGEALSFAASYTRLDYHRDRLRDADRFAGSITYAGRIVYAALSGGTERTLQNPARHLGNDFVGIQTGTEYPLSRSIALTGAAAFEYRDYAGADPLFLRGRRDSQLDASIGLRAVVATGISLRPRVSWTRNASNNDLYDYRRVTASLGLRAEF, from the coding sequence ATGACGATATCGTCGATGGCCGCCGCGCAGAGTGATGAACTGGTCGGCCGGGCGATGGCGCTGCACGCGGGTGGCCAGGCGCGAGCCGCGGTCGAATTGCTCCTCCCGTTCGAGGCGCAGCGGGCCGGCGATCCCGATTTCGACTATGCGCTCGGCCTTGCCGCGGCGGACGCCAACTTGCCGGGCGTGGCGCTCCCGGCGCTTCAGCGCGTGCTGGCGAAGCAGCCCGGCAACGTCCAGGCCCGTGCCGAGATTGCGCGCGTCTATGCGATGGCGGGCGATATCGACACGGCGCGCGCCGAGTTCGACACGGTAGTCGCCGATCCGTCGCTCCCCGATCCGGTGCGCCAGCGCTTCGATCGGCTCGTGCGCGACTATGATCGCGAGATTGCCGGGGGCGGGAACACGCTGAGCGGATTCGCCGATCTCGAGGCCGGCTATGACGGCAACATCAACCAGGCGACCGCGGCCGGCACCGTCACGCTGCCGGCCTTTGCCTTTCTCGGCCCGGCGACCCTCGGCGGATCGGCGCGGCGGATCGACGCGGCGTTCGGCCAGCTCCAGGGCGGCATCAGCGCGCAGAATGCGCTGGGCCGCCAGACCCGCGCCTTCGCGTCGGTGCTGGGATTTATTCGCGACAATGCCGAGAATAGCGCGTTCGATCAGGCGGCGCTGACCGGCACGATCGGGATCGGCCATACGCTTGCCAATCGCGACGTGCTTTCGCTGTCGGGCCAGGTCCAGCAATATTGGCTCGGCCACGATCCCTTCCGCGCGAGCTTCGGGGCTATCGGTCAGTTCACGCATCGGCTGGCGGGCGGAGAGGCGCTCTCGTTCGCGGCGAGCTATACGCGGCTCGACTATCACCGCGATCGCCTGCGCGACGCGGATCGCTTTGCCGGCAGCATCACTTATGCCGGCCGCATCGTCTATGCGGCGCTTAGCGGCGGCACCGAGCGGACCCTCCAAAACCCGGCGCGCCACCTGGGCAACGACTTCGTCGGCATCCAGACCGGCACCGAATATCCGCTCTCCCGCAGCATCGCGCTGACCGGCGCGGCGGCGTTCGAGTATCGCGATTATGCCGGGGCGGACCCGCTTTTCCTGCGTGGCCGGCGCGATTCCCAGCTCGATGCCTCGATCGGGCTGCGCGCGGTGGTCGCCACCGGGATCAGCCTGCGCCCGCGCGTTTCCTGGACGCGCAACGCCAGCAACAACGACCTCTACGACTATCGCCGCGTCACGGCCTCGCTCGGCCTGCGCGCCGAGTTCTGA
- a CDS encoding response regulator: MAVEAESGGMTRQCLVVEDQESVRAWLVHALHETFPDMAVAQASNLAEARRWLDGQERGATLPFTMALIDLGLPDGSGIDLLRHIAARHPATTAIVATIYDDDAHLFDAIAAGAGGYLLKDRDAATLSTLLRRMEAGEPPLSPSIAWRMMQHFQERPRASRRDEAGLTPREVEVLTLISAGMTTTEAAQKLGLTPHTVTSYIKILYQKLNVQSRAEATLAAVERGLVAPPSPLR; encoded by the coding sequence ATGGCCGTTGAAGCGGAGTCCGGGGGCATGACGCGCCAGTGTCTTGTGGTCGAGGACCAGGAAAGCGTGCGCGCCTGGCTGGTCCACGCGCTGCACGAAACGTTTCCCGACATGGCCGTGGCCCAGGCTTCCAATTTGGCGGAGGCGCGCCGCTGGCTGGACGGGCAGGAGCGCGGGGCGACGCTTCCCTTCACGATGGCGCTGATCGATCTCGGCCTGCCCGACGGATCGGGCATCGATCTCCTGCGCCATATCGCCGCGCGCCACCCCGCGACCACCGCGATCGTCGCGACTATCTATGACGACGACGCGCACCTGTTCGACGCGATCGCGGCGGGCGCCGGCGGCTATCTCCTCAAGGATCGCGACGCGGCCACCCTGTCGACGCTGCTGCGGCGGATGGAGGCAGGGGAGCCTCCGTTGTCGCCGTCGATCGCATGGCGGATGATGCAGCATTTCCAGGAGCGGCCCCGGGCCAGTCGCCGCGACGAAGCCGGGCTCACGCCCAGGGAAGTGGAGGTGCTGACGCTGATATCTGCCGGCATGACCACGACCGAGGCGGCCCAGAAACTGGGCCTGACGCCGCACACGGTGACCAGCTACATCAAGATCCTGTACCAGAAGCTCAACGTGCAGTCTCGCGCGGAAGCCACGCTGGCGGCCGTCGAACGGGGCCTGGTCGCGCCTCCGTCGCCTCTGCGCTGA
- a CDS encoding sensor histidine kinase encodes MLVPVNIVRAMLLLGFAVAVAAVWIGALQPATSVALVEREGAVVALVDGQAIGPVELEQAGRGVRIQPMDIAKDSDEFGNAAALNHFYQRQTLLAAMLRAPGASLVVAGQRYPVDARRGILGNPLSFWLILIPGLLGIAVSAIVLAAEPKSMPNRLVALTGLLFPFVVAGSSIAISRSLAIDGELYRWLMSSHEIAGTLFAVVMVALFCIYPRRIVSTRLVWPGTVIVALWAVVTATGRFLEWTNPPGDGLAGTLVWLRETTGGSQVLVTLLFLALCAALIAQFRSTRGDPLARAALTWFGLSVVLGAGGFIALLAVPNLVGARAVVDGSFGFPLLLLIYAGLTFGLLRYRLFEAKTWSFRILFAVCGTAALWLVDAAMIYGLGLDQGPALGLSLILVGLGYQPARAALSSRFARRSELRRSEMFAAVMEVAFAPPAARAARWQALMRRLFDPLEITTQDLETRSARIAEEGVAMLVGDPAGGTARLAYPGRGTRLFAPDDRQLVEEIAALCGQAADALQSYERGAADERKRMAQDLHDDIGARLLSGIHVADGPVKSLLQDALRDIRTLVTGLIGESAPLSRVIADIRHETASRLEAAGMELDWPILPQATGQLMPYHHSKAITSAIREAVTNMIRHADARRLTVRMTLSGDTGTIEISDDGLGIAVGAEHGTGLTGIAGRLAGIGGALTIEYPAVGAQLTLSWPLDAYRPREAVPTEVSYGR; translated from the coding sequence ATGCTGGTGCCCGTGAACATCGTCCGAGCGATGCTGTTGCTGGGCTTCGCCGTTGCCGTTGCCGCGGTGTGGATCGGCGCGCTGCAACCGGCCACGAGCGTTGCGCTTGTCGAGCGCGAAGGTGCGGTGGTCGCATTAGTCGATGGCCAGGCGATCGGCCCGGTAGAGCTGGAGCAGGCGGGGCGCGGCGTTCGAATCCAGCCTATGGACATTGCCAAGGACTCCGACGAGTTCGGCAATGCCGCGGCCCTCAATCATTTTTATCAGCGACAGACGCTGCTCGCCGCGATGCTGCGCGCGCCCGGCGCCTCATTGGTCGTGGCGGGTCAACGCTATCCCGTGGATGCCCGTCGCGGAATATTGGGAAATCCGCTAAGCTTCTGGCTCATATTGATCCCGGGTCTTTTGGGCATCGCAGTATCCGCGATCGTCCTCGCGGCAGAACCTAAAAGTATGCCGAACCGCCTCGTGGCGTTGACCGGACTGCTGTTCCCGTTCGTCGTTGCGGGCTCGTCGATCGCAATTTCCCGGAGTCTGGCAATCGACGGCGAACTTTATCGCTGGCTGATGTCTTCGCACGAGATCGCGGGGACGCTGTTCGCGGTCGTGATGGTCGCGCTGTTCTGCATCTATCCGCGCCGGATCGTGTCGACCAGGCTGGTGTGGCCGGGGACCGTGATCGTCGCCCTGTGGGCGGTCGTAACGGCGACCGGGCGCTTTCTGGAATGGACCAACCCACCGGGGGACGGCCTGGCGGGGACGCTGGTGTGGCTGCGTGAAACCACGGGCGGGTCGCAGGTGCTGGTGACATTGCTCTTCCTTGCATTGTGCGCCGCGCTTATCGCCCAGTTCCGCTCCACCCGCGGCGATCCGCTGGCGCGCGCGGCGCTGACGTGGTTCGGCCTCTCGGTCGTGCTGGGCGCCGGCGGATTCATCGCTTTGCTGGCAGTGCCCAATCTGGTGGGCGCACGAGCGGTCGTCGATGGCAGCTTCGGCTTCCCGCTGCTGCTTCTGATCTACGCCGGCCTCACCTTCGGGCTGCTGCGCTATCGATTGTTCGAGGCAAAGACCTGGAGCTTTCGCATCCTCTTCGCGGTGTGCGGAACGGCGGCGCTGTGGCTCGTCGATGCAGCGATGATTTACGGCCTGGGGCTCGATCAGGGGCCGGCGTTGGGGCTCTCGCTCATCCTGGTCGGGTTGGGCTACCAGCCGGCACGGGCGGCGCTCTCGTCACGGTTCGCCAGGCGATCCGAACTGCGACGGAGCGAGATGTTCGCCGCAGTGATGGAAGTCGCGTTCGCGCCGCCTGCCGCCCGGGCGGCTCGTTGGCAGGCGCTCATGCGGCGCCTGTTCGACCCGCTGGAGATTACTACGCAGGATCTGGAGACGCGCTCGGCGCGAATTGCCGAAGAGGGCGTCGCGATGCTGGTCGGCGATCCGGCGGGCGGAACCGCGCGGCTGGCCTATCCCGGAAGGGGGACGCGCCTCTTCGCCCCCGACGATCGCCAGTTGGTCGAGGAAATCGCCGCCCTCTGCGGGCAGGCGGCAGATGCGCTGCAATCGTATGAAAGGGGGGCGGCAGACGAGCGCAAGCGCATGGCGCAGGACCTGCACGACGATATCGGGGCGCGGTTGTTGTCGGGGATCCATGTGGCCGACGGGCCGGTCAAATCGCTGCTCCAGGATGCCCTGCGCGATATCCGCACGCTCGTGACCGGGCTGATCGGCGAAAGCGCGCCGCTCTCGCGGGTGATCGCGGACATTCGCCACGAGACCGCCTCTCGGCTTGAGGCTGCCGGGATGGAACTGGATTGGCCGATCCTCCCCCAGGCAACCGGCCAGCTGATGCCCTATCACCATTCGAAAGCGATCACGTCCGCCATTCGTGAAGCGGTCACCAACATGATACGCCATGCCGATGCGAGGCGCCTGACGGTGCGGATGACCCTCTCCGGCGATACCGGCACTATCGAGATTTCCGACGACGGTCTCGGCATCGCGGTCGGCGCCGAGCATGGGACGGGGCTGACGGGGATCGCGGGGCGGCTGGCCGGGATCGGCGGTGCGCTGACGATCGAATACCCCGCGGTCGGGGCACAGCTGACGCTCAGCTGGCCGCTCGATGCCTATCGCCCGCGCGAAGCGGTGCCCACGGAGGTCTCCTATGGCCGTTGA
- a CDS encoding helix-turn-helix domain-containing protein: MPVIVNLDVMLARRKVRSKELAEAIGITESNLSLLKSGKVKGVRFSTLAAICHYLHCEPGDLLGYERSDDDAAADGDPSP; encoded by the coding sequence ATGCCTGTCATCGTCAACCTCGACGTCATGCTCGCCCGGCGCAAGGTCCGTTCCAAGGAGTTGGCCGAGGCGATCGGGATCACAGAATCGAACCTCTCGCTGCTGAAATCGGGCAAGGTGAAGGGAGTGCGATTCTCCACGTTGGCGGCGATCTGCCACTATCTTCATTGCGAGCCGGGCGACCTGCTCGGCTATGAACGATCGGACGACGACGCCGCAGCTGATGGCGATCCATCGCCCTGA
- a CDS encoding acyloxyacyl hydrolase gives MKRLAWWAWLLMPGAAAAQERVETPETDRQPEIAVGVFEHGANFHPLGDRLFFPRTPPGVLVEGAEEDGTVDIQLVGRTAPIQVLLKPRLAAKLQVSTAGRTSFASVGLEWRQHAFRGRVYGQVGMGLTVIDGYSFTPDPFAPDLSRGEALRRYDIYRRRTAFGSRLMFNPNASLGLRIDRRLAIELAWEHFSHRQIFSETNPGIDNLGLRLVRTLGPRR, from the coding sequence ATGAAGCGTTTAGCATGGTGGGCATGGCTACTAATGCCGGGGGCGGCGGCAGCGCAGGAGCGGGTCGAAACGCCAGAGACGGACCGCCAGCCAGAGATAGCGGTCGGGGTGTTCGAGCACGGCGCGAATTTTCACCCACTTGGCGACCGGCTGTTCTTCCCCCGGACGCCCCCCGGCGTGCTGGTAGAGGGTGCGGAGGAGGATGGCACGGTCGACATCCAACTCGTCGGCCGCACCGCACCGATCCAAGTGCTTCTCAAGCCGCGGCTTGCGGCCAAGCTACAGGTCAGTACCGCGGGCCGTACCAGCTTCGCCAGCGTGGGCTTGGAATGGCGCCAACATGCCTTTCGCGGACGCGTCTATGGACAGGTGGGCATGGGCCTGACCGTTATCGATGGCTACAGCTTCACCCCCGATCCCTTCGCGCCCGACCTGTCGCGCGGCGAAGCGCTGCGTCGATACGATATCTATCGGCGGCGCACCGCCTTTGGTTCGCGATTGATGTTCAATCCCAATGCGTCACTGGGCTTGCGGATCGACCGGCGCCTGGCGATCGAACTGGCGTGGGAGCATTTCAGCCACCGCCAGATCTTCAGCGAGACGAACCCCGGTATCGATAATCTGGGCCTGCGCCTAGTAAGGACATTAGGCCCGCGTCGATGA